The Paenibacillus amylolyticus genome contains the following window.
GGTGGTCATGCGTCCATTCAACCAGAGCATGATGTTAATTGTGCCCGGGACATAGGGATGAGTTGTCAGATTCCGTGCTGAAGGAGCAGAGAGCTCCATGCCGGAAGGCATCTTTTTATTTCCCGCCGCATCAAATACCGTTCTCTCCGACCCCGCGCGTGCTGCATTCGATACACCCGCAGTGGTGCAGCACAGGAGACCAAATTCATCACTTGTATATTCCTGGATGGAGGTATGCTCCAGCCTTACGGCTGTTAATAACCCAGCACATTGATCCCGCGGCTCACGCCAGTCGTTCAGTGCTTGTTCGATATCACGCGGCGGATCATCACAGCGGTAATGCTTGTCCACATAGATATTAAATATGCGATCCAGTTCAAGCATGCCGCCGCCATATACCGCACTCGACAACGCTTGGGCAGCCTCTAGGCTCTGTGCTTTGATATGACGTTCATGTGCAGATATGTTCAATCCCGGCCAGGAAGAGGCCACATATTCATTCGCGTCTGTTTCTCCATTCGTAAAGTAGTTATAAAACGGGAGTGTCACTGCCGCATCCCTCCCTGTTCCTGTTCGGAATCTTTCGTCTGCTCCTGCTGACTCAATTCATGAATGAGGGACTGATCGGCATTCGAATATGCCTTGGTGTCCAACACGCTGCCCAGCACTTTGAGTAATGCAGCATTGGCATCTTCATCCTTGACCGCGAAGCGCACATGCCCTTCGTCAAGCCCCGGATACATGGCACAGCTGCGAATCAGAATGCCCCTGCGTCCCAGCGCCTCCTGCATGGATGCTGCTGTCCAAGGGGCTGGCACACGTGCCAATATAAAGTTTGCCTCTCCCGGAGTCACCGCACATCCACGCGCCTGCAGTCCTGCGATGAGATGCTCCCGTTCCCGCGTGATCTGTGAGATAGTTTCCTGTTCGTACTGTTCTCCGCTGCGCAGACAGGCTTCACCTGCCATGAGTGCCAGACC
Protein-coding sequences here:
- a CDS encoding adenosylcobinamide amidohydrolase — protein: MTLPFYNYFTNGETDANEYVASSWPGLNISAHERHIKAQSLEAAQALSSAVYGGGMLELDRIFNIYVDKHYRCDDPPRDIEQALNDWREPRDQCAGLLTAVRLEHTSIQEYTSDEFGLLCCTTAGVSNAARAGSERTVFDAAGNKKMPSGMELSAPSARNLTTHPYVPGTINIMLWLNGRMTTGAMVNAVQTAVEAKAAALADAGVLDSENGLPATGTTTDAIVIAVRQRVEELQPMITYAGTATTAGAAIGRLVYDTVTESLQAGLLWKERIRHK